A window from Lytechinus pictus isolate F3 Inbred chromosome 9, Lp3.0, whole genome shotgun sequence encodes these proteins:
- the LOC129267994 gene encoding O-methyltransferase MdmC-like: MSVDTGALPPKATKGNEDIADTPIEFLIEFLTQLKATSENAPEATRTLVNQSLELASGLLTYPLTMSSGVSRDAQLLANETKAIDFEVLYNEGKTGSFKFFKEMSSNLLQGQILKMMVRMTGAKKVLEIGTFTGFAALNMAEGLPSDGKLVTMELLPFFAQFARDFFSRTATGSKITVQEGSAIDLLKNLAEKRESFDLIFIDAAKKEYKDYLQVILDSNILAPGGTMLFDNTIFKGATFMENFPNAAFARGGPAVHNFNKILQNETRVEQVVLPISDGVTIVRRIGE, from the exons ATGAGTGTGGATACAGGAGCTCTCCCGCCTAAGGCAACCAAGGGAAATGAGGATATTGCTG aCACACCGATTGAGTTCCTTATCGAATTTCTCACTCAACTGAAGGCAACCTCAGAAAATGCGCCCGAGGCCACACGTACCCTAGTTAATCAGTCCCTAGAGCTTGCCTCAGGTTTACTGACATATCCTCTAACAATGAGCAGTGGTGTCAGCAGAGATGCCCAG cTGCTTGCCAATGAGACCAAGGCAATCGATTTCGAAGTACTTTACAATGAAGGCAAAACGGGATCATTTAAGTTCTTCAAAGAAATGTCATCAAATCTTTTACAAG GTCAGATTTTAAAGATGATGGTTCGTATGACCGGAGCAAAGAAAGTTCTAGAAATCGGTACATTCACTGGTTTTGCAGCTCTCAACATGGCGGAGGGGTTGCCTAGCGACGGTAAACTTGTTACAATGGAACTACTCCCATTCTTTGCTCAGTTTGCAAGAGATTTCTTCTCTCGTACAGCGACTGGGTCAAAGATAACTGTCCAAGAAG GCTCTGCAATTGATCTGCTGAAAAACTTAGCTGAGAAACGTGAATCTTTTGATCTGATCTTCATTGACGCAGCTAAAAAAGAATACAAAGATTATCTTCAG GTCATTCTTGATAGCAATATACTCGCTCCAGGCGGGACGATGTTGTTTGACAACACGATCTTCAAAGGGGCGACATTCATGGAAAATTTCCCAAATGCTGCTTTTGCAAGGGGCGGGCCcgccgtccacaatttcaacaagatattacaaaatgaaacacGTGTTGAGCAG